The following are from one region of the Baumannia cicadellinicola str. Hc (Homalodisca coagulata) genome:
- the rsmH gene encoding 16S rRNA (cytosine(1402)-N(4))-methyltransferase RsmH: MAIDYDKHIPVLLNEAVTALNIKKDGIYIDGTFGRGGHSRLILSKLGNKGRLLAIDRDPAAIAAGRNIHDLRFTIVQRPFSTIADYIAELNLIGCIDGILLDLGISSPQLADPDRGFSFRHNGKLDMRMDTTCGISAREWLKQASVQEMTWVLQHFGEERFAKRISQAIFHQNRRRLITSTSELAKLITTIVPWSNKHKHPATRSFQAIRIYINNELKEIEQVLNSALNILAIGGKLVVISFHSLEDRLVKYFINKHSKLPLPPTGISLTEKQIADLYKNRHLTLKNLGKIRPSIQEIKVNPRARSALLRFAEKLDI, from the coding sequence ATAGCAATAGATTATGACAAACATATTCCTGTACTACTTAATGAAGCAGTAACAGCTCTTAATATAAAAAAAGATGGGATATATATAGATGGTACCTTTGGTCGTGGTGGACATTCGCGTTTAATTTTATCTAAGTTAGGAAACAAAGGACGTTTACTAGCAATCGATCGTGATCCAGCTGCTATAGCAGCTGGTAGGAATATTCATGATTTACGTTTTACCATTGTACAACGACCCTTTTCTACTATAGCTGATTATATAGCGGAACTAAATTTAATCGGATGTATAGATGGTATTTTATTAGATCTTGGTATATCTTCACCTCAATTAGCAGATCCAGATCGTGGTTTTTCATTTAGACATAATGGGAAATTAGATATGCGTATGGATACTACTTGTGGAATATCTGCAAGGGAATGGTTGAAGCAAGCCTCTGTACAAGAGATGACTTGGGTTTTACAACACTTTGGTGAAGAACGATTTGCCAAGCGAATTAGTCAAGCTATTTTTCACCAAAATCGCCGACGTTTGATAACTAGCACTAGTGAACTAGCAAAGTTAATCACGACAATAGTTCCATGGAGTAATAAACATAAACATCCAGCAACTCGTAGTTTCCAGGCTATTAGAATATATATTAATAACGAACTAAAAGAAATTGAACAGGTATTAAATAGTGCACTAAATATTTTAGCTATAGGAGGGAAATTAGTTGTAATTAGTTTTCATTCACTTGAGGATAGACTAGTTAAATATTTTATTAATAAACATAGTAAATTACCACTACCTCCTACAGGTATCTCTTTAACAGAAAAGCAGATTGCCGATCTCTATAAAAATCGCCATTTAACATTAAAAAATTTAGGTAAAATACGGCCATCAATACAGGAAATAAAAGTCAATCCTAGAGCTCGTAGTGCTTTGCTTCGTTTTGCCGAAAAATTAGATATATAA
- the queF gene encoding NADPH-dependent 7-cyano-7-deazaguanine reductase QueF (Catalyzes the NADPH-dependent reduction of 7-cyano-7-deazaguanine (preQ0) to 7-aminomethyl-7-deazaguanine (preQ1) in queuosine biosynthesis): MKNSILTDQQYQLLQKFKLDKSKISYRTHYNPMLLQPIPRTIHRELLGISSISLPFQGADFWTLYELSWLNKYGLPQVAIGEMIIDATSDNLIESQSLKLYLNSINQTCFSSEQELRNTLITDITKCINSQVKITIHSLSQWMTVPILEFTGECIDNQSIQIDNDNYIFNSNLLVNSVEREKVKETLVSHLLKSNCPITNQPDWGSVQISYYGMRINREALLRYLISFRKYKIFHEQCVEQIYCDIMQFCLPNTLSVYVRYNRRGGLDINPWRSNISYSPVNRPLARQ; the protein is encoded by the coding sequence GACAGATCAACAATATCAATTACTGCAAAAATTTAAATTAGATAAAAGTAAAATATCATATCGAACACACTATAATCCTATGTTACTTCAGCCGATACCACGTACTATTCATCGTGAATTACTGGGAATTTCATCAATATCCTTACCTTTTCAAGGGGCTGATTTTTGGACATTATACGAACTATCATGGTTAAATAAATATGGTTTACCGCAAGTTGCAATTGGTGAAATGATAATTGATGCAACTAGCGATAATTTAATTGAATCTCAAAGTCTTAAGCTTTACTTAAATAGTATTAACCAAACTTGTTTTTCATCTGAGCAAGAATTACGAAATACATTAATAACAGATATAACTAAGTGTATTAATAGTCAAGTTAAGATTACTATCCATTCACTAAGTCAATGGATGACAGTACCTATATTAGAATTTACAGGTGAGTGCATAGATAATCAGTCAATACAGATTGATAACGATAATTATATTTTCAATTCGAATTTACTAGTCAATTCGGTAGAAAGAGAAAAAGTTAAAGAAACACTTGTTAGTCATCTGCTAAAATCTAATTGTCCAATCACTAATCAGCCAGATTGGGGATCAGTTCAAATTAGTTATTATGGTATGCGTATAAACCGTGAAGCTCTACTACGATACTTAATCTCTTTTCGTAAGTATAAAATTTTCCACGAACAATGTGTAGAACAAATTTACTGCGATATAATGCAATTTTGTTTACCAAATACGCTATCAGTATATGTTAGATATAATCGTCGTGGAGGCTTAGATATTAATCCTTGGCGTAGTAATATATCCTATTCACCGGTAAACAGACCACTTGCACGACAATAA